The Oscillospiraceae bacterium genome has a segment encoding these proteins:
- the pxpB gene encoding 5-oxoprolinase subunit PxpB, with the protein MNYSFLQCGEGALTVHLGDGIDPAINRRVTALQGAIGSAGLRGITDLIPAYADLTVCYDCTVISAKALQRQLRRLLDSLSVAGQDRRRVFRLPVCYGGDYGPDLDFVCHHSGLSAQEVIALHSAPDYLIYMLGFLPGFAYLGGLYPRLHTPRLDSPRTCIPAGSVGIGGAQTGVYPLASPGGWQLLGRTPVPVFDRQRQEPILYRAGDLVHFVPISPAEYEEIARAVAAGTYTVQVEEVPVCD; encoded by the coding sequence ATGAACTATTCCTTTTTACAGTGCGGCGAGGGCGCCCTTACTGTGCACTTGGGGGACGGAATCGACCCGGCAATCAATCGCCGGGTCACCGCCCTGCAAGGAGCCATTGGCAGCGCCGGCCTGCGTGGGATTACAGACTTGATCCCCGCCTATGCGGATCTGACCGTGTGCTATGACTGCACGGTGATTTCTGCAAAGGCGTTGCAGCGGCAACTGCGGCGACTGCTGGACAGTCTGTCTGTGGCCGGGCAGGATCGGCGGCGGGTGTTTCGGCTGCCGGTGTGTTACGGCGGCGACTATGGGCCGGATTTGGACTTTGTTTGCCACCACAGCGGTCTGTCTGCGCAGGAAGTGATTGCGCTGCACAGTGCACCGGATTATTTGATTTATATGCTGGGCTTTTTGCCCGGCTTTGCCTATTTAGGGGGGCTGTACCCTCGGCTGCATACGCCGCGGCTGGACAGCCCACGCACCTGTATTCCTGCGGGCAGTGTGGGAATCGGCGGTGCGCAGACCGGGGTGTACCCGCTGGCTTCTCCCGGCGGCTGGCAGCTGCTGGGGCGCACACCGGTGCCTGTATTTGACCGGCAGCGGCAGGAGCCGATCCTGTACCGGGCAGGGGATTTGGTGCATTTTGTGCCCATCTCGCCTGCCGAGTATGAAGAAATCGCTCGGGCAGTGGCAGCGGGCACTTATACGGTACAAGTGGAGGAGGTGCCGGTATGCGACTGA
- a CDS encoding putative hydro-lyase: MDYSDWAPRDVRALISAGKLQGQTSGMCAGYAQANLCILPKAQAFDFLLFCMRNPRPCPILEVGEAGCRQMGAMARGDDVCTAFTKYRIWRAGELVEEVTDISAYWQDDLVYFLIGCSFSFESELLQAGVPVRHIEEGRNVPMFNTNLALEPAGVFHGNMVVSMRPIPHDLVVRSVQVTSAMPRVHGAPVQIGDPAAIGIADVHCPDYGDSVTIRSGEVPVFWPCGVTPQAAVMAAKVPFAITHAPGHMLITDVPNTMLKY, encoded by the coding sequence ATGGATTACAGCGATTGGGCGCCTCGGGATGTGCGGGCGCTGATCAGCGCAGGCAAGCTACAGGGCCAGACCTCTGGCATGTGCGCCGGATATGCCCAGGCCAACCTTTGCATTTTGCCGAAGGCACAGGCCTTTGACTTTTTGCTTTTTTGTATGCGCAATCCCCGACCTTGCCCCATTTTAGAGGTGGGCGAGGCGGGCTGCCGCCAAATGGGCGCCATGGCCCGCGGTGACGATGTGTGTACCGCCTTTACCAAGTACCGCATTTGGCGGGCAGGGGAGCTGGTGGAAGAAGTAACGGATATTTCCGCCTATTGGCAGGACGATTTGGTGTACTTCCTTATCGGCTGCTCCTTTAGCTTTGAAAGTGAGCTTTTGCAGGCGGGGGTGCCGGTGCGGCATATTGAAGAAGGGCGCAATGTGCCCATGTTCAATACCAATTTGGCCCTGGAGCCAGCAGGCGTATTCCACGGCAATATGGTGGTTTCCATGCGTCCCATTCCCCATGATTTGGTGGTGCGCAGCGTGCAGGTCACCTCTGCCATGCCCCGCGTGCACGGCGCGCCTGTGCAGATCGGCGACCCGGCAGCCATCGGCATTGCCGATGTGCACTGCCCGGATTACGGCGACAGCGTGACCATTCGATCGGGCGAGGTGCCGGTGTTTTGGCCTTGTGGGGTAACCCCTCAGGCAGCGGTGATGGCGGCCAAGGTGCCCTTTGCCATTACCCACGCACCGGGGCATATGCTCATTACCGATGTGCCCAATACCATGCTGAAATATTGA
- a CDS encoding sigma-70 family RNA polymerase sigma factor has protein sequence MTDMIENCCFASPSQTEPDTQTITRRALLAVLPMVLEQELSPRQRTCLRAFYVDGKSQTEIARRLGLSQATVSYHIHAAKAAANRLLHYCQIAVAKANDCWLEAENNGL, from the coding sequence ATGACAGATATGATTGAAAACTGCTGCTTTGCCTCCCCGTCCCAAACGGAACCGGACACCCAAACCATTACCCGCCGTGCCTTACTGGCCGTGTTGCCCATGGTGCTGGAACAGGAGCTGAGCCCACGGCAGCGCACCTGCCTGCGTGCTTTTTATGTAGACGGCAAAAGCCAAACGGAAATTGCCCGGAGGCTGGGTCTGTCTCAAGCTACGGTCAGCTACCATATCCATGCAGCCAAGGCGGCAGCCAACCGGCTGCTGCACTACTGCCAAATTGCCGTGGCCAAAGCCAATGACTGCTGGCTGGAAGCAGAGAACAACGGACTCTGA
- the alr gene encoding alanine racemase, with amino-acid sequence MYERTQAQINLNALEANIAAIRQKIGPDTKLLGVIKADAYGHGAAYIGRRYEENFDFYGVACIEEALELRRAGVTLPILVLGPVFPDDFSRAVEHNVRLPIFSMEAAKALSAEAVRQGKQVPFHFALDTGMSRIGFQVNEDSADICKAICDLPGIYPEGLFSHFATADETSFVKAEAQRQRYLQFCDLLEQRGVEIPIKHLNNSAGIMRLGGSFNMVRAGIILYGLYPSEEVDKSLLPLQPVLRWVARVSHVKTLEPGREISYGGTYTTPSPRRVATIPVGYADGYPRCLSGMGQVLIGGKRAPILGRVCMDQFMVDVTEIPGVQVGTPVTLVGTDGNETLSMEEVSGLAHSFNYELPCRIARRVPRVYYRDGVPVDAVEYIPV; translated from the coding sequence ATGTATGAGAGAACCCAAGCGCAAATTAACTTAAATGCGTTGGAGGCGAATATTGCCGCCATTCGGCAAAAGATCGGGCCGGATACTAAGCTGCTGGGTGTGATTAAAGCGGACGCTTACGGTCACGGTGCGGCATATATCGGCCGCCGGTATGAAGAGAACTTTGATTTTTACGGCGTGGCTTGTATTGAAGAAGCATTGGAACTGCGCCGAGCAGGTGTAACCCTGCCCATTTTGGTACTGGGACCGGTATTTCCGGACGATTTTTCTCGGGCGGTAGAACATAATGTGCGACTGCCGATCTTCTCCATGGAGGCAGCCAAGGCACTGTCGGCGGAGGCGGTTCGCCAGGGCAAGCAGGTGCCTTTTCACTTTGCACTGGACACGGGTATGAGCCGTATCGGCTTCCAGGTGAATGAAGATAGCGCGGATATTTGCAAGGCCATTTGCGATTTGCCGGGGATTTACCCGGAGGGGCTTTTCAGCCACTTTGCCACGGCGGACGAAACCAGCTTTGTTAAGGCGGAGGCCCAGCGGCAGCGGTACTTGCAGTTTTGCGATTTGCTGGAGCAGCGCGGGGTGGAAATTCCGATTAAACACCTGAACAATTCCGCCGGGATTATGCGCCTGGGCGGTAGCTTTAATATGGTGCGGGCGGGGATTATTTTGTACGGTCTGTATCCCTCGGAAGAGGTGGACAAATCCCTGTTGCCCTTGCAGCCTGTGCTGCGCTGGGTGGCTCGGGTCAGCCATGTAAAGACCTTGGAGCCGGGACGGGAGATCAGCTACGGCGGTACTTACACCACCCCATCTCCCCGCCGAGTTGCTACCATTCCGGTGGGTTATGCAGACGGTTATCCCCGCTGCTTATCCGGCATGGGCCAGGTGCTCATTGGCGGCAAGCGCGCACCGATTCTCGGGCGTGTGTGTATGGACCAGTTTATGGTGGATGTGACGGAGATACCCGGTGTGCAAGTAGGTACGCCGGTAACCTTGGTGGGAACGGACGGCAACGAAACCCTCAGCATGGAGGAGGTGTCCGGTCTGGCGCACAGCTTCAATTATGAGCTGCCCTGCCGCATTGCCCGCCGGGTGCCCCGGGTGTATTACCGGGACGGTGTGCCGGTGGACGCAGTAGAGTATATACCCGTATAA
- a CDS encoding thioesterase: MKTAVGEVQGEALTLVNTTNTAIAAESGSLPVLGTPFMLALMEKATCEAVADLLEDDETTVGTAMNITHIKASAIGEVITAKAILTEVDGRKLTFHVTARNDKNELVGSGTVERFVVLAEKFLRKVEGK, from the coding sequence ATGAAAACCGCTGTGGGCGAAGTGCAGGGTGAGGCCCTGACCCTTGTAAACACCACCAACACTGCCATTGCCGCCGAGTCCGGCTCGCTGCCGGTACTGGGCACCCCCTTTATGCTGGCCCTGATGGAAAAGGCCACCTGCGAGGCGGTGGCAGACCTGCTGGAGGACGATGAGACCACCGTGGGCACGGCCATGAACATTACCCACATCAAGGCCAGTGCCATTGGCGAGGTAATCACCGCCAAGGCTATACTGACAGAGGTGGACGGGCGCAAGCTCACCTTCCATGTAACCGCCCGCAACGACAAAAATGAGCTGGTGGGCAGTGGCACCGTAGAGCGCTTTGTGGTACTGGCGGAAAAATTCTTAAGAAAGGTCGAGGGAAAATGA
- a CDS encoding NUDIX hydrolase: MDVEAIALGFFEQTEEYGGIYNGRILTLHCDTVTMVDGAEEKREVIDHPGGVAVAGLTESKELLLVRQFRYPYKEILLEIPAGKLEKGEDPFEAGKREFKEECGATADSYFSLGEVYPSPGYCGEIIHLYGAAGLHFGQQHLDEGEYLDVVRMPLDEAVRRVMTGEIKDAKTAIAILKLKERINP, encoded by the coding sequence ATGGATGTTGAAGCCATTGCACTGGGCTTTTTTGAACAAACGGAGGAATACGGCGGCATTTATAATGGCCGCATTCTCACCCTTCACTGCGACACGGTGACTATGGTGGACGGCGCAGAGGAAAAGCGGGAGGTTATCGACCACCCGGGCGGCGTGGCCGTAGCCGGACTGACAGAAAGCAAAGAACTGCTGCTGGTGCGCCAGTTCCGCTATCCTTACAAAGAGATTTTGCTGGAGATCCCCGCCGGCAAGCTGGAAAAGGGCGAGGATCCCTTTGAAGCAGGCAAGCGGGAGTTCAAAGAGGAATGCGGCGCTACGGCAGACAGCTACTTTTCCCTGGGAGAGGTGTACCCCTCCCCCGGTTACTGCGGCGAGATCATTCACCTGTATGGCGCTGCCGGGCTGCACTTTGGACAGCAGCATTTAGATGAGGGCGAGTACCTGGATGTGGTGCGCATGCCTCTGGACGAAGCGGTGCGCCGGGTAATGACCGGTGAGATCAAAGACGCCAAAACCGCCATCGCCATTCTGAAATTAAAGGAACGAATCAATCCATGA
- a CDS encoding DUF1624 domain-containing protein translates to MRQKRQKQPKSARPRIYLLDELRGFAILCMVVHHAFLDVGDVLQLSWGYRVFDALCTVQPIFWGLFILISGICSRLSRNPVRRGAVVLGCGLVITGVTVWVLPLMGMTGAEIYFGILSCLGCCMILTGLLLPVMKKISPRLGMLVCGLLFFLTYGVSEPKHTMVFGLVHLPAALFRTNWLMPLGFFNSSFRSADYFALIPWFFLFLLGAFAGTYVRDGRLPAPFYRRHSRVLCWLGRNSLWVYMGHQVVLYAVFFLIAILMYR, encoded by the coding sequence GTGAGACAAAAACGCCAAAAACAGCCCAAATCTGCCCGTCCCCGCATTTATTTGCTGGACGAGCTGCGGGGTTTTGCCATTCTCTGTATGGTGGTGCACCACGCCTTTTTGGATGTGGGCGATGTGTTGCAGCTGTCCTGGGGCTACCGGGTGTTTGACGCTCTGTGTACCGTGCAGCCTATCTTTTGGGGGCTGTTTATTCTGATATCCGGCATTTGCTCCCGCCTGTCCCGTAATCCGGTACGCCGGGGCGCAGTGGTGCTGGGCTGCGGTTTGGTGATCACCGGGGTTACCGTTTGGGTGCTGCCCTTAATGGGCATGACCGGTGCGGAGATCTACTTTGGTATTCTTTCCTGCCTGGGCTGCTGCATGATCCTCACCGGTCTGCTGCTGCCGGTGATGAAGAAGATTTCGCCACGTTTGGGCATGCTTGTTTGCGGTTTGCTGTTCTTTTTGACTTATGGGGTCAGTGAGCCGAAGCACACTATGGTCTTTGGTTTGGTGCATTTGCCTGCGGCACTGTTTCGTACCAACTGGCTGATGCCCTTGGGCTTTTTTAACAGCAGCTTCCGGTCCGCCGACTATTTTGCTTTGATCCCTTGGTTCTTTTTATTTCTGTTGGGGGCCTTTGCCGGAACCTATGTGCGGGACGGCCGTCTGCCGGCGCCTTTTTACCGCCGCCACAGCCGGGTGCTGTGCTGGCTGGGGCGCAACAGCTTGTGGGTCTATATGGGCCATCAGGTGGTGCTCTATGCCGTCTTTTTCCTGATCGCCATTCTGATGTATAGATAA
- a CDS encoding LamB/YcsF family protein: MYKVDLNSDLGESFGAYTIGSDDRVLALVSSANVACGFHAGDPSVMGATVAACRAQGVAVGAHPGFPDLVGFGRRQLAVTPDQAYGDVLYQIGALAGFCRTNGALLQHVKPHGALYNMACKDLELARAVTRAVRDFDPALVLLAPAGSCLQQAAKEQGVSFGCEVFADRAYEADGSLRDRRKPGAMITDTATAIDRVVRMVKEQKVTAYTGEDIPVVAHSVCVHGDGARALEFVQALRSAFAENGIAVAPLAEVIADV, from the coding sequence ATGTATAAAGTGGATTTGAATTCGGATTTGGGCGAGAGCTTTGGCGCCTACACCATCGGGTCGGATGATCGGGTGCTGGCGCTGGTGTCCTCTGCCAATGTGGCTTGCGGTTTCCATGCCGGTGACCCCTCTGTGATGGGGGCCACGGTGGCAGCCTGCCGGGCGCAGGGTGTGGCGGTGGGCGCCCACCCCGGGTTCCCGGATTTGGTGGGGTTCGGTCGGCGGCAGCTGGCGGTGACCCCGGACCAGGCCTATGGGGATGTGCTGTATCAGATTGGCGCGCTTGCCGGCTTTTGCCGGACAAACGGCGCTCTCTTGCAGCATGTGAAGCCCCACGGTGCTTTGTACAATATGGCTTGCAAGGATTTGGAACTGGCGCGGGCGGTGACCCGCGCGGTGCGGGATTTTGACCCGGCGCTGGTGCTGCTGGCACCGGCGGGCTCCTGTCTGCAACAGGCAGCGAAAGAGCAGGGTGTGTCCTTTGGCTGCGAGGTGTTTGCCGACCGTGCTTATGAGGCGGACGGCAGCCTGCGGGATCGGCGCAAGCCCGGCGCTATGATTACAGATACCGCCACGGCCATTGACCGGGTGGTGCGTATGGTTAAAGAACAGAAAGTGACGGCTTATACCGGTGAGGATATTCCGGTGGTGGCGCACTCGGTGTGCGTTCACGGTGACGGTGCCCGTGCACTGGAATTTGTGCAGGCGCTGCGCAGCGCCTTTGCAGAGAATGGCATTGCCGTTGCGCCTTTGGCGGAGGTGATTGCAGATGTATGA
- a CDS encoding aminotransferase class IV codes for MENLGYYNGKFGPLEEMQVPMLDRVCFFGDGCYDATYSRNHVIYALDEHLDRFYNSAALLGIRLTQTKAEMGALLTEMVEKVDCGEQFVYWQVTRGTAMRNHAYPDPDKVPANLWIVLTPCSVQETYKKINLITTEDTRFLHCNIKTLNLLPSCMAAQRTAVAGCDESVFHRGDIVTECAHSNVSIIQDGVFKTHPTDHYILPGIARAHLIKMCKKLGYAVDETPFTVAEMMAADEVIVSSSGSFCLAAESIDGQPVGGKAPQMLKDLQDALVADFMDATAR; via the coding sequence ATGGAGAATTTAGGTTATTACAACGGTAAGTTTGGCCCGCTGGAGGAAATGCAGGTGCCCATGCTGGATCGTGTGTGCTTTTTCGGCGACGGTTGCTATGATGCCACTTACAGCCGCAATCATGTGATTTATGCGCTGGATGAGCATCTGGATCGCTTCTATAACAGTGCGGCACTTTTGGGTATTCGCCTGACGCAGACCAAGGCGGAGATGGGTGCCCTGCTTACGGAGATGGTGGAAAAGGTGGACTGCGGCGAGCAGTTCGTCTATTGGCAGGTGACCCGTGGCACCGCGATGCGCAACCACGCGTATCCGGATCCGGACAAAGTACCGGCCAATTTGTGGATTGTGCTGACCCCCTGTTCTGTACAGGAGACCTATAAAAAAATCAATCTGATTACCACGGAGGATACGCGCTTCCTCCATTGCAATATTAAGACTTTGAATCTACTGCCCTCTTGTATGGCAGCCCAGCGCACGGCGGTGGCCGGGTGCGATGAGTCCGTGTTCCATCGGGGCGATATTGTCACCGAGTGCGCGCACTCCAATGTGTCTATTATCCAGGACGGCGTGTTTAAGACCCATCCCACCGATCATTATATTCTGCCGGGTATTGCGCGTGCCCATTTGATCAAAATGTGCAAGAAGCTGGGCTATGCAGTAGATGAAACGCCCTTTACTGTGGCAGAGATGATGGCGGCGGATGAGGTCATCGTGTCCTCCTCCGGTTCCTTCTGCCTGGCAGCAGAGAGCATTGACGGCCAACCGGTGGGCGGTAAAGCGCCGCAGATGCTGAAAGATTTGCAGGACGCTTTGGTAGCGGACTTTATGGACGCAACGGCCCGCTAA
- a CDS encoding DUF4392 domain-containing protein, protein MTNEELTLYNIGENLDSLMTLDPRGYGVCRILYRAARDYAGEPLSVHAAKGLVAHIHSGDLVYIITGFVLLPWKQPETDGMVSSMMLARFLIKAFDCTPVLVVPEECMEAVRRLARVLGFHLYDTVEEAQEYPFSMCAVPFTKDDREAPAQAEALLAKGVPAAVITNETPGRNAKGAYHNAVGKCLTELEAKSDVLFNACKARGIYNLSIGDLGNEIGMAAIGDHIRKYVPHADDGECECSCGGGILVESTADNLITATCSDWGCNAMMAATAYLLGNADLFQSEEVQQRAMEEAARAGLLDMYGRNIPSIDGFGRSINLPLVKLMKELISYPPKVVQKTSGWFADTIAKGYFDGYYGE, encoded by the coding sequence ATGACCAATGAAGAACTGACACTGTATAATATCGGTGAGAATTTGGACAGCTTAATGACTCTGGATCCGCGAGGGTACGGTGTGTGCCGTATTCTGTACCGGGCGGCTAGGGACTATGCCGGAGAACCGCTGTCTGTGCATGCGGCCAAGGGCCTGGTGGCGCATATCCACTCGGGCGATTTGGTATATATCATCACCGGCTTTGTACTGTTGCCCTGGAAGCAGCCGGAGACGGATGGCATGGTGTCTTCTATGATGCTGGCGCGCTTCCTGATTAAAGCCTTTGACTGCACCCCGGTACTGGTGGTGCCGGAGGAATGTATGGAGGCGGTGCGGCGGTTGGCCAGGGTACTGGGCTTCCATTTGTATGACACGGTAGAGGAGGCGCAGGAATACCCGTTCTCCATGTGCGCCGTGCCCTTTACCAAGGACGACCGAGAGGCGCCTGCCCAGGCAGAGGCGCTGCTGGCAAAAGGCGTTCCGGCGGCGGTGATCACCAATGAGACACCCGGGCGCAATGCCAAGGGTGCGTACCATAACGCGGTGGGCAAATGCTTAACGGAGCTGGAGGCCAAGAGCGATGTGCTCTTTAACGCCTGCAAGGCGCGGGGCATTTACAATCTTTCCATCGGTGATTTGGGCAACGAGATCGGTATGGCGGCCATCGGCGACCATATCCGCAAATATGTGCCCCATGCAGACGATGGTGAGTGCGAATGCTCCTGCGGCGGCGGTATTTTGGTGGAAAGCACAGCGGATAACCTGATTACTGCTACTTGCTCTGACTGGGGCTGCAATGCCATGATGGCAGCTACGGCGTATTTGCTGGGCAATGCGGATCTGTTCCAGTCTGAGGAGGTGCAGCAGCGGGCCATGGAGGAGGCGGCGCGAGCCGGGCTTTTGGATATGTATGGGCGCAATATTCCCAGCATAGACGGCTTTGGCCGCAGCATCAACCTTCCGTTGGTGAAGTTGATGAAAGAGCTGATCAGCTACCCGCCCAAGGTGGTGCAAAAGACCAGTGGCTGGTTTGCAGACACCATTGCCAAGGGCTATTTTGACGGCTATTACGGAGAATAA
- a CDS encoding cysteine desulfurase, translating to MIYLDNAATTRPCPACVAAVSSMLTDHFANPSSLHGPGIDAMKEIIAARSALADALGVERDTLTFTSGGTEANNLALFGAAYANRRRGKRIVTTAIEHESIIQTADQLEAEGFEVIRLQPDKTGNITKQQIESAITPDTILVSVMRINNEVGSILPVECIRRAVQKAGAPALIHTDCVQTFGKVPLRPDKLGVDLMTVTAHKIHGPKGVGALYVRKGVRILPRTFGGEQEKKLRPGTEAAPLIAGFGAAVSALPDLRAQNAAVKELNAYTKERLAEIPGLTFNSGNQASPYIINICVPTFMRSQTIIQELSANYGICVSSGSACAKGKRSHVLTAMGLPEQVIDKSIRLSFSGQSTQAEADAFVDALHDLVKKHPKE from the coding sequence ATGATCTATTTAGACAACGCAGCCACCACCCGACCCTGCCCGGCCTGTGTGGCGGCCGTGAGCAGCATGCTCACTGACCACTTTGCCAATCCCTCCAGCCTGCACGGTCCGGGGATTGACGCCATGAAAGAGATCATCGCCGCCCGCAGCGCATTAGCAGACGCTTTGGGGGTGGAGCGAGACACGCTGACTTTCACCTCCGGCGGCACAGAGGCCAACAACCTGGCTCTGTTCGGCGCAGCCTATGCCAACCGGCGGCGGGGCAAGCGCATTGTGACCACCGCCATAGAGCACGAGAGCATTATACAAACCGCCGACCAGTTAGAGGCAGAGGGCTTTGAGGTCATTCGCCTGCAACCGGACAAAACCGGCAATATTACAAAACAGCAGATTGAAAGCGCCATCACTCCGGACACCATTCTGGTCTCCGTCATGCGCATCAACAACGAAGTGGGCAGCATTCTGCCGGTGGAGTGCATTCGCCGGGCGGTACAAAAGGCCGGCGCACCGGCGCTGATCCATACCGACTGTGTGCAGACCTTTGGCAAGGTGCCCCTGCGACCGGACAAGTTGGGGGTAGACCTGATGACCGTCACCGCCCACAAGATCCACGGTCCCAAGGGGGTAGGCGCTCTGTATGTGCGCAAGGGCGTGCGTATTCTGCCCCGCACCTTTGGCGGCGAGCAGGAGAAAAAATTGCGTCCGGGTACGGAGGCAGCGCCCCTGATCGCCGGGTTTGGCGCTGCGGTATCGGCACTGCCGGATCTGCGTGCGCAGAACGCCGCCGTCAAAGAACTGAACGCTTATACGAAGGAACGGCTGGCGGAGATCCCCGGTCTGACCTTTAACAGCGGCAACCAGGCCTCGCCCTATATCATCAATATTTGCGTTCCCACCTTTATGCGCAGCCAGACCATTATTCAGGAACTGTCCGCCAACTACGGCATTTGCGTCAGCAGCGGCTCCGCCTGCGCCAAGGGCAAGCGCTCCCATGTGCTCACCGCCATGGGGCTGCCGGAGCAGGTGATTGACAAATCCATTCGCCTAAGCTTTAGCGGCCAAAGCACGCAGGCAGAAGCAGACGCCTTTGTAGACGCGCTGCACGACCTGGTAAAAAAACACCCAAAGGAGTAA
- a CDS encoding biotin-dependent carboxyltransferase family protein, with translation MRLMIDAPGALTTVQDLGRTGVAHLGFCTCGAMDLTSMQIANRLVGNCRGCAVLEMTLTGISARFVGEGYFALAGGDFAPTLNGKPIENYRAYGVRSGDRLQLGAARTGLRCYLALSGGIDVPVVLGSRSTDLKIQMGGLDGRALQAGDVLTTGDFCLPIGDPTPWHIPPVTFAPPFTLRCIDGPQAARFDPAARKDFYSKPYIVTPKSDRMGLRLEGSALTADGGVDICSDGIVRGSVQVPGSGQPIVLMSDHQTVGGYAKIATVIGCDVSLLAQARPGDAVRFVPITVQEAEKIARQQEKWLDNLLFW, from the coding sequence ATGCGACTGATGATCGACGCCCCCGGTGCTTTGACCACTGTGCAGGACCTGGGGCGCACCGGGGTGGCACACTTGGGCTTTTGCACCTGCGGGGCAATGGACTTAACTTCTATGCAGATTGCCAATCGGCTGGTGGGTAACTGCCGAGGCTGTGCGGTACTGGAGATGACGCTTACCGGTATTTCTGCCCGGTTTGTCGGAGAGGGCTATTTTGCTCTGGCAGGGGGTGACTTTGCCCCCACATTAAATGGAAAACCCATTGAAAATTACCGTGCCTATGGGGTGCGCAGTGGCGACCGTCTGCAACTGGGCGCTGCCCGCACCGGTTTGCGGTGCTATTTAGCACTGTCCGGCGGCATAGATGTGCCGGTGGTGTTGGGCAGCCGCTCCACGGATCTGAAAATTCAAATGGGCGGACTGGACGGTCGTGCCCTGCAAGCAGGCGATGTGCTGACCACCGGCGATTTTTGTTTGCCGATCGGCGATCCGACGCCTTGGCATATTCCGCCGGTGACCTTTGCACCGCCGTTTACGCTGCGGTGTATTGACGGCCCTCAGGCAGCCCGGTTTGACCCGGCTGCACGGAAGGATTTTTACAGCAAGCCTTATATCGTGACGCCAAAGAGCGACCGTATGGGCCTGCGGCTGGAGGGTTCAGCACTGACGGCAGACGGTGGAGTGGATATTTGCTCTGACGGGATTGTACGGGGCAGTGTGCAGGTGCCCGGCAGCGGTCAGCCCATTGTACTGATGAGCGATCACCAAACGGTGGGCGGCTATGCCAAGATCGCCACGGTGATCGGCTGCGATGTGTCGCTGTTGGCGCAGGCACGGCCGGGGGATGCGGTGCGTTTTGTGCCCATTACGGTGCAAGAGGCGGAGAAGATCGCCCGGCAGCAGGAAAAATGGCTGGACAATTTGCTTTTTTGGTAA